A stretch of the Vigna radiata var. radiata cultivar VC1973A chromosome 7, Vradiata_ver6, whole genome shotgun sequence genome encodes the following:
- the LOC106766193 gene encoding uncharacterized protein LOC106766193: MTQCKADHSVFYRHSSVGSVYLIVYVDDIVLTSSESHGISQMKQHLCNHFQIKDLGILRYFLGIEVAQSNDGIVISQRKYALDILKETGLMNSKPMDTLMDPDTKLLPKQGEPMSNPKKYRRLVGKLNYLTVTRPDISFAVSVVSQFFNSPCEDHWNAVIRILKYK, encoded by the coding sequence atgactcAGTGTAAGGCAGATCATTCAGTCTTTTACCGTCACTCAAGTGTTGGATCTGTATActtgatagtatatgttgatgacattgttcttacaAGCAGTGAAAGTCAtggcatctctcagatgaaacaacatCTTTGCAACCATTTTCAGATCAAAGATCTTGGCATACTTAGATATTTCTTAGGTATTGAGGTGgcacaatccaatgatggtattgttatatctcaaaggaaatatgcaCTAGATATTTTGAAGGAAACtgggttgatgaattcaaaacctATGGACACACTCATGGATCCTGATACTAAACTTCTACCAAAACAGGGGGAGCCTATGTCAAATCCCAAGAAATATAGAAGACTagttggaaaattgaattatcttacAGTTACTCGTCCTGATATTTCCTTTGCAGTTAGTGTGGTAAGCCAATTCTTTAATTCCCCATGTGAAGATCATTGGAATGCAGTTATTCgtatattaaaatacaaataa